From the genome of Planktothrix sp. FACHB-1365, one region includes:
- the ptsG gene encoding glucose-specific PTS transporter subunit IIBC, protein MLKNAFALLQKMGKSLMLPVSVLPIAGLLLGLGSARLIELQNLASGTITSPKFWWLPDWLATIMKNSGDAIFGNLPIIFAISVAIGFAENDGVSALAATVGFVVFVASLGAASTTLFGMNPDDLVKVMGISSLDTGVFGGLIMGCVAAYLFNRFFRIQLPQYLGFFAGKRFVPIITSFAAIAMGILMSVIWPPIGEAISTAANAAASGGNVSITAAIYGVVERLLLPFGLHHIWNVPFFFQIGSFTDPITNRVVTGDINRFFAGDPTAGILGGAYWFKMFGLPAAAIAIWRAAKPKNRVVTGGIMISAAFTSFLTGITEPIEFSFMFVAPALYAVHALMAGFCDWLFIALGGRMGFTFSQGFIDFFLFNSLGTKAWLIPALGPFFAALYFCVFYFGIRQFNLPTPGREDDVETVETITPGTGVGSLAMELVRAFGGRSNITTLDACITRLRITVNDIKKVNKNRLKALGASGVLEIGNSAQAIFGPRSENLKTDMIEYLKVAGPEADIVEEITPETTEVNSTSNDAILPTITLDAEAKNRIQNIIIALGGKQNIQTVDAVALTRLRVQVIDNTLIDEAALTAAGVEGILRLPDGILHLLVGLGAQQYAAQISNQ, encoded by the coding sequence ATGCTAAAAAACGCTTTTGCTTTATTACAAAAAATGGGAAAGTCTTTAATGCTTCCCGTTTCGGTCTTACCCATTGCTGGTTTATTATTGGGATTGGGGAGTGCTCGTTTAATTGAATTGCAAAACTTGGCATCGGGAACGATTACCTCCCCTAAATTTTGGTGGTTACCCGACTGGTTAGCCACCATTATGAAGAATTCCGGGGATGCAATTTTTGGAAATTTACCGATTATTTTTGCGATTTCTGTTGCGATTGGATTTGCTGAAAATGATGGGGTTTCTGCCTTAGCTGCGACCGTTGGATTCGTTGTTTTTGTGGCTTCATTGGGGGCAGCTTCTACCACTTTATTTGGCATGAATCCCGATGATTTAGTCAAAGTCATGGGGATTTCTTCGTTAGATACGGGGGTATTTGGCGGTTTAATTATGGGCTGTGTTGCAGCTTATTTATTTAACCGTTTTTTCCGAATTCAACTCCCCCAATATTTAGGATTTTTTGCCGGAAAACGATTTGTTCCCATTATTACGTCCTTTGCTGCGATCGCAATGGGAATCTTAATGAGCGTGATCTGGCCCCCCATTGGAGAGGCGATTTCTACGGCTGCTAATGCGGCTGCATCCGGTGGAAATGTGAGTATTACCGCAGCAATTTATGGGGTTGTAGAACGGTTATTATTACCCTTTGGATTACACCATATTTGGAATGTTCCCTTCTTCTTCCAAATTGGTTCTTTTACTGATCCAATCACAAATAGAGTCGTTACCGGAGATATTAATCGCTTCTTTGCGGGTGACCCAACGGCGGGAATTTTAGGGGGTGCTTATTGGTTTAAAATGTTTGGTTTACCTGCGGCTGCCATTGCCATTTGGCGGGCTGCAAAACCGAAAAATCGGGTGGTAACGGGAGGGATTATGATCTCTGCTGCTTTTACCTCTTTTTTAACCGGAATTACCGAACCGATTGAATTTTCATTTATGTTTGTCGCCCCTGCTTTATATGCGGTTCATGCGTTAATGGCTGGGTTTTGTGATTGGTTATTTATTGCCCTAGGTGGACGTATGGGGTTTACCTTTTCCCAGGGATTTATTGACTTTTTCCTCTTCAATAGTTTAGGAACAAAAGCTTGGTTAATTCCCGCTTTAGGGCCGTTTTTTGCAGCTTTATATTTCTGTGTGTTTTACTTTGGAATCCGACAGTTTAATTTACCTACTCCGGGTCGAGAAGATGATGTAGAAACCGTAGAAACGATTACCCCAGGAACAGGAGTTGGTAGTTTAGCGATGGAACTGGTGCGTGCTTTTGGGGGACGCAGTAATATTACCACGTTAGATGCTTGTATTACTCGGTTACGGATCACCGTTAATGATATTAAAAAGGTGAATAAAAACCGACTGAAAGCGTTAGGAGCATCGGGAGTTTTAGAAATCGGAAATAGCGCTCAAGCAATCTTCGGCCCCCGTTCAGAAAATTTAAAAACAGATATGATCGAATATCTGAAAGTTGCAGGGCCAGAAGCGGATATTGTGGAGGAAATCACACCGGAAACGACAGAGGTTAATTCAACATCAAATGATGCTATTTTACCAACAATAACCTTAGATGCAGAGGCTAAAAATCGGATTCAAAATATCATTATTGCTTTAGGAGGGAAACAGAATATTCAAACCGTTGATGCAGTTGCGTTAACTCGATTACGAGTTCAAGTCATTGATAATACCCTAATTGATGAAGCGGCATTAACAGCGGCAGGTGTGGAGGGTATTTTACGTTTACCAGATGGGATTTTGCATCTATTAGTTGGTTTAGGTGCCCAACAATATGCAGCCCAAATCAGTAATCAGTAA
- a CDS encoding calcium-binding protein, which produces MSLILGTALADNLAGLVEKDEIYGLEGDDTLQGLAGDDTINGNQGNDLIYGNLGNDLLFGGKENDILIEESGTNQLFGNLGSDYLVGGVNNDSLFGGKDQDLLAGGGGNDYVSGDVGDDYVAGVDVNAANPGSGEIDTLVGGVGFDAFYLGGSNSTTYYSTGGLTDFALISDFTVGEDYFAYKTGDVITFNDLTLSGYGTGAGIYVNKSGQQELIAFLPGVQANQLNLNLDFTPI; this is translated from the coding sequence ATGAGTTTAATTTTAGGAACTGCATTAGCTGATAATCTCGCTGGACTTGTGGAGAAAGATGAAATCTATGGTTTAGAAGGAGATGATACTCTACAAGGTCTTGCGGGTGATGATACAATTAATGGAAATCAAGGAAACGATCTTATTTATGGCAACCTCGGAAATGATTTACTTTTTGGCGGAAAAGAAAACGATATTCTGATTGAAGAATCAGGTACTAATCAACTCTTTGGGAATTTAGGTTCAGACTACTTAGTTGGGGGAGTTAATAATGACTCTCTATTTGGAGGGAAAGACCAAGATTTGCTGGCAGGTGGAGGGGGAAATGATTATGTTTCTGGTGATGTTGGGGATGATTATGTAGCGGGTGTTGATGTTAATGCTGCTAATCCGGGGTCGGGTGAAATTGATACCTTAGTAGGTGGAGTTGGATTTGATGCGTTTTATTTAGGAGGTTCTAATTCTACCACTTATTACTCAACGGGAGGTTTAACAGATTTTGCGTTGATTTCTGATTTTACGGTCGGTGAAGATTACTTTGCTTATAAAACCGGGGATGTAATTACATTTAATGATTTAACATTATCGGGTTATGGAACAGGCGCGGGTATTTATGTTAACAAATCCGGTCAACAAGAATTAATTGCATTTTTACCGGGAGTACAAGCCAATCAACTGAATCTTAACCTGGATTTTACACCAATTTAA
- a CDS encoding ComF family protein gives MMKALLNLFLKPNCPLCNRPANTELCDYCQRQLLRCRFPQGTKFATEIPLCVWGQYKDVLKRAIAALKYDHHTELAKPLGYGLAETWLSTPREMSCVTVVPIPLHVAKLKKRGFNQAELLGKSFCEITGLSLAAHGLERIKETEALHELSPEQRFKEMQSVFNLGQDFRRRRPPGSVLILDDIYTTGATIKAAIDQFQHAKIPVVGVVAIATTQKLVISQSKKSRE, from the coding sequence ATGATGAAAGCACTTTTAAACTTATTTCTCAAACCCAATTGTCCATTGTGTAACCGACCTGCTAATACAGAACTTTGTGATTATTGTCAACGACAGTTACTTCGCTGTCGATTTCCCCAAGGGACTAAATTTGCTACAGAAATACCGCTTTGTGTCTGGGGACAATATAAAGACGTTCTCAAGCGAGCGATCGCAGCTTTGAAGTATGATCATCATACAGAATTAGCTAAACCTTTAGGCTATGGATTAGCAGAAACTTGGTTATCGACTCCGAGGGAAATGTCGTGTGTTACGGTTGTACCCATTCCTTTACACGTCGCTAAATTAAAAAAGCGGGGATTTAATCAAGCAGAACTTTTAGGGAAAAGTTTTTGTGAAATTACGGGTTTATCTCTAGCGGCTCACGGTTTAGAACGAATTAAAGAAACAGAAGCATTGCATGAATTATCGCCCGAACAACGGTTCAAAGAAATGCAAAGTGTCTTTAATTTAGGTCAAGATTTTCGTCGTCGCCGTCCCCCCGGTTCAGTCTTAATTTTAGATGATATTTATACCACAGGTGCAACCATAAAAGCAGCGATTGATCAATTCCAACACGCTAAAATTCCGGTGGTGGGTGTTGTTGCGATCGCTACCACTCAAAAATTAGTAATCAGTCAATCAAAGAAATCCCGTGAATGA
- a CDS encoding putative PEP-binding protein, translated as MDNFYWLDEIQPSDREVVGEQAFYLSHLLRQGHPILPGFVVTAQLFWEFIQTIDWLEPLFVDLPQSSLYFDVNQPRQLQAIAQHLCQQLIDTPLPEPWVQQIQAYINQLNTPALIFYPSLSIPHQSPISGLLESVMGWGDAEAALLGLKQAYCEFFRARSLLYWQRCGVRLQDLQPTVLVQPLHSAIASGLVQIQPDAWEIHSTWGLEFSLRWGENYPDLYRIQPQTARIEYQHLGSKTIVYDLKSSPQQPTQYPIPQKQFGTGVTQLPIYATLVSEQQPEFSLTPQQLQQLIERTQQVINDLPVITQFHWGLFQSSQNPEPELYLAGVGSPEICLLSHPLNSESTPERQPPFQGLAVASGQCRGTAYILTTPDSIPSQLPDNTVLVVPAITWDYLPLLKQCVGIVAEQGGMTSHGAIVARELGIPAVCGIVNATVQIKTGESVFVDGKRGEVYFMEQNHSVNEGLSEQNLQQQRFFETHFIPNATPLMVNISQSSSIQHLPALPIDGVGLLRSELMAIEVLEFPQHPPVSEENRSKSYNFSRWIEPEQQLEFVQRMVEPLHQLAIILSSRPLYYRALDLREKGNFPISNFPSPERLALFDLELQILLQLYESGYQNIYLILPFIRCVEEFLIYRYRIESSGLSHYPQFQVWIMAEVPSLLFSLPDYVKAGVQGISIGTNDLTQLLFGIDRNQIHSSPDNQIEYERHPALKKAIKQFIKKARKAKIPCSICGDAPALYPELIEDLVRWGITSISVNLDVVESTHTAITKSEKRILLKAARQQI; from the coding sequence GTGGATAATTTTTATTGGCTTGACGAAATTCAACCTTCTGATCGGGAAGTTGTCGGGGAGCAAGCATTCTATTTAAGCCATTTACTCCGTCAAGGTCATCCGATATTACCGGGTTTCGTTGTGACGGCTCAATTATTCTGGGAATTTATACAAACGATTGACTGGTTAGAACCCTTGTTTGTAGATTTACCCCAATCATCCCTTTATTTTGATGTCAATCAACCGCGTCAATTACAAGCGATCGCTCAACACCTTTGTCAACAACTCATCGATACCCCTTTACCCGAACCTTGGGTTCAACAAATTCAAGCTTATATTAACCAATTAAATACACCTGCATTGATATTTTATCCAAGCTTGAGTATTCCCCATCAATCCCCAATATCAGGACTATTAGAATCGGTAATGGGTTGGGGAGATGCTGAAGCCGCTTTATTAGGACTTAAACAAGCATACTGTGAATTTTTTCGGGCTAGAAGTTTATTATATTGGCAACGATGTGGTGTGCGATTACAAGATTTACAACCTACGGTATTAGTTCAACCCCTTCACTCTGCGATCGCGTCTGGATTGGTTCAAATTCAGCCTGATGCTTGGGAAATCCACTCAACTTGGGGTTTAGAATTTTCACTGCGATGGGGAGAGAACTATCCTGATCTTTATAGAATTCAACCCCAAACCGCAAGGATTGAATATCAACATTTAGGCTCTAAAACAATTGTCTATGATTTAAAATCTTCTCCGCAGCAACCGACCCAATATCCCATTCCTCAAAAGCAATTTGGAACAGGAGTTACTCAACTTCCAATTTACGCCACCTTAGTTTCTGAACAACAACCGGAATTTTCCCTGACCCCTCAACAACTCCAACAGTTAATTGAAAGAACTCAACAGGTTATCAACGATTTACCTGTGATCACCCAATTCCATTGGGGTTTATTTCAATCGTCCCAGAACCCAGAACCTGAATTATATCTCGCTGGGGTTGGATCTCCTGAAATCTGTCTTTTATCTCATCCGTTGAATTCTGAGTCTACCCCTGAACGTCAACCGCCTTTTCAAGGACTGGCGGTGGCTTCTGGACAATGTAGGGGCACTGCTTACATCCTGACTACCCCAGACTCTATTCCCTCCCAGTTACCCGATAATACGGTGTTAGTGGTTCCTGCGATTACTTGGGATTATTTACCGTTATTAAAGCAATGTGTGGGAATTGTGGCTGAACAAGGGGGAATGACCAGTCATGGTGCAATTGTGGCGAGAGAACTGGGAATCCCTGCGGTCTGTGGTATTGTGAATGCAACAGTACAAATTAAAACAGGTGAGTCCGTGTTTGTAGATGGTAAGCGCGGAGAAGTTTATTTTATGGAACAAAATCATTCGGTGAATGAAGGGTTATCAGAACAAAATCTTCAGCAACAACGCTTCTTTGAAACCCACTTCATACCGAACGCAACCCCCTTGATGGTCAATATTAGTCAATCGAGTTCTATACAACATCTTCCTGCTTTACCGATTGATGGAGTCGGTTTACTCCGTTCAGAATTAATGGCGATTGAAGTGTTAGAATTTCCTCAACATCCCCCTGTTTCTGAGGAAAACCGAAGCAAATCCTATAATTTTAGTCGCTGGATTGAACCGGAACAACAGCTTGAATTTGTTCAAAGAATGGTAGAACCTTTGCATCAATTGGCTATTATTCTATCTTCTCGACCGCTCTATTATCGAGCGTTAGACTTAAGAGAAAAAGGGAATTTCCCCATTTCTAATTTCCCATCCCCCGAACGTCTGGCGTTATTTGATTTAGAACTTCAAATTTTATTACAATTATATGAATCCGGTTATCAAAACATTTATCTAATTTTACCGTTTATTCGTTGCGTTGAAGAGTTTTTAATCTATCGTTATCGCATTGAAAGTTCAGGATTAAGTCATTATCCTCAGTTTCAAGTTTGGATTATGGCAGAAGTGCCATCGCTGTTATTTTCATTACCCGATTATGTCAAAGCAGGAGTGCAAGGTATTTCTATTGGAACGAATGATCTCACGCAATTATTATTCGGAATTGATCGCAATCAAATCCACAGTTCTCCTGACAATCAGATTGAATATGAACGCCATCCTGCGTTAAAAAAAGCGATAAAACAGTTCATTAAAAAGGCGAGAAAAGCCAAAATTCCTTGCTCAATTTGTGGCGATGCACCCGCCTTATATCCTGAATTAATTGAAGATTTAGTGCGTTGGGGAATTACATCAATTTCTGTTAATTTAGATGTCGTTGAATCCACCCATACCGCGATTACCAAATCCGAAAAACGCATCCTGCTTAAAGCTGCACGTCAACAAATTTAG
- a CDS encoding YbjN domain-containing protein: MFTVSEQNPEVQNPELMSQDYPSDRAVFDVLIDFMNLDGWVYREIEHRRVLALGVEGKNGRFDCYTVVREAERQIAVYSICPVKVPDYKRYNMAAFITMLNYGTVVGNFELNFHDGEVRYKTSLDAEDAALTPAFIKHLIYTSITTMDDYLPGILSVIYGNISPEEAFQRTQY; the protein is encoded by the coding sequence ATGTTTACTGTGTCAGAACAAAACCCTGAAGTACAAAACCCGGAATTAATGTCTCAAGATTACCCCAGTGATCGGGCTGTATTTGATGTTCTCATTGATTTTATGAACCTAGATGGTTGGGTTTATAGAGAAATTGAACATCGGCGGGTCTTAGCATTGGGAGTGGAAGGTAAAAATGGACGATTTGATTGTTATACAGTTGTTCGGGAAGCAGAACGACAAATTGCCGTTTATTCTATTTGTCCGGTGAAAGTTCCTGATTATAAACGTTATAATATGGCGGCGTTTATTACGATGCTTAATTATGGCACAGTAGTTGGAAACTTTGAACTGAATTTCCACGATGGTGAAGTTCGCTATAAAACCAGCTTAGATGCGGAAGATGCCGCTCTCACTCCGGCATTTATTAAACATTTAATCTATACCAGCATCACCACAATGGATGATTATTTACCGGGAATTTTATCTGTGATTTACGGTAATATTTCACCCGAAGAAGCTTTCCAACGGACTCAATATTAA
- a CDS encoding molybdenum cofactor biosynthesis protein MoaE, producing MTPSPFQDSFSITIAPLLLEEIYALADDPRNGAIVVMSGMVRNQTQGQPVESLEYQAYQPMALKVFEKIAADIRQQWLDVTRVVIHHRVGRLRIGEISVLIAVGCPHRREAFEACQYAIDTLKHTAPIWKKEHWKDGSSSWVSIGACEINC from the coding sequence CTGACTCCTTCTCCGTTTCAGGATAGTTTTTCGATTACAATTGCACCTCTTTTATTAGAGGAAATTTATGCTTTAGCTGATGACCCCAGGAATGGTGCAATTGTGGTCATGAGTGGAATGGTGAGAAATCAAACCCAAGGTCAACCTGTAGAATCTTTAGAATATCAAGCTTATCAACCGATGGCTTTAAAAGTATTTGAAAAAATTGCTGCGGACATCCGCCAACAATGGTTAGATGTGACTCGTGTAGTGATTCATCATCGGGTTGGACGTTTAAGAATTGGTGAAATTAGTGTTTTAATTGCGGTGGGTTGTCCTCACCGTCGAGAAGCCTTTGAAGCTTGTCAATATGCAATTGATACGTTAAAACATACTGCACCTATTTGGAAAAAAGAACATTGGAAAGATGGTTCAAGTAGTTGGGTGAGTATTGGGGCTTGTGAAATTAATTGTTAA
- a CDS encoding polysaccharide deacetylase family protein, giving the protein MAQYSPLLRQQKVALFALVAATASFAMGVMLPVNLRVERATKQSLSASSSKPPRIIPNITEKPQNSSAKIPSQPLSPSDLNVQKAITQRVDNIQKTLEQFQTQRFSYSIPEQFKGQSIKEVTIPGEQKVIAFTFDDGPWPKSTRQILDILEENNIKATFFWVGLALKNQKDIAKVVVNEGHVVANHTWNHRYHKYSPAAAAEEIESTAKLIEELTGIESPIFRPPGGVLDNGLVDYVLKQNHVNIMWSVDSQDWKSSSEGIINNVLKQAKSGGIILMHDGGGDRSATVQALPTIIKKLKEQGYTFVTVPELLKLADQKPVEQPQSTDSAQP; this is encoded by the coding sequence GTGGCCCAGTATAGTCCTCTCTTACGACAACAAAAAGTTGCCTTATTTGCTCTTGTAGCAGCCACTGCTAGTTTTGCGATGGGTGTGATGTTACCCGTTAATCTGCGTGTAGAGCGAGCTACAAAACAAAGCCTTTCTGCTAGTTCTTCAAAACCCCCCAGGATTATTCCTAATATTACTGAAAAACCTCAAAATTCTTCCGCAAAAATTCCTTCTCAACCCTTATCACCGTCAGACTTAAATGTTCAGAAAGCAATCACTCAACGAGTTGATAACATACAAAAGACTTTGGAACAATTTCAAACTCAGCGCTTTAGTTATAGTATTCCCGAACAATTTAAAGGCCAAAGCATTAAAGAAGTAACAATTCCGGGCGAACAAAAAGTAATTGCATTCACATTTGATGATGGCCCCTGGCCGAAAAGCACTCGCCAAATTTTAGATATTTTAGAAGAAAATAATATTAAAGCCACATTTTTTTGGGTGGGTTTGGCTTTAAAAAATCAGAAAGATATTGCGAAGGTAGTCGTTAACGAGGGTCATGTTGTAGCGAACCATACTTGGAACCATCGTTATCACAAATATAGTCCGGCTGCTGCTGCTGAGGAAATTGAGAGTACGGCTAAATTAATTGAGGAGTTAACTGGAATTGAAAGTCCAATTTTCCGACCACCAGGGGGGGTTTTAGATAACGGATTAGTAGATTATGTGTTGAAGCAAAATCACGTTAATATTATGTGGTCAGTGGATTCACAGGATTGGAAATCTTCATCGGAAGGCATTATTAATAATGTTTTAAAACAAGCTAAATCCGGTGGAATTATTTTAATGCACGATGGGGGCGGAGATCGTTCAGCAACGGTACAAGCTTTACCCACTATTATCAAAAAACTGAAAGAGCAGGGGTATACCTTTGTCACTGTTCCTGAATTATTAAAACTAGCTGATCAAAAACCCGTTGAACAACCTCAGTCAACCGATAGTGCTCAACCCTAA
- a CDS encoding bifunctional pantoate--beta-alanine ligase/(d)CMP kinase, giving the protein MRLLTSVAALRCYLRGYRTQNPDQLVGLVPTMGGLHLGHLSLIQRARSENSLVVVSIFVNPIQFGPQEDFQKYPRVLEADLQQCEQAGVDVVFAPEAEEMYPSSMQTMVIPLASMMSGLCGKSRPGHFQGVATVVAKLFNLVQPDRAYFGQKDAQQIAIIQRLVQDLNWPIEIIPCPIIREPSGLAYSSRNQYLTDNQKQQATVLYRALCRGQEQFQQGCKTATDIKQIVQTELETEPGVQVEYIELVQPETLIPLTTVETMGLLAVAARVGTTRLIDNLILRHRQPIIAIDGPAGAGKSTVTRKIAEALGLLYLDTGAMYRAVTWLVLQSGIKIDDQPAIAEIVSQCHIELIPDGEQPRTVINGQDVTEAIRSLEVTANVSAIASQWAVRQALVKQQQAFGRQGGIVAEGRDIGTTVFPDAELKIFLTASVQERAKRRLLELHAKGQTDITQDQLEQDIAQRDHLDSNRAISPLRKALDAVEIQTDNLTIDDVIQRAVSLYRETIINKT; this is encoded by the coding sequence ATTCGTCTGTTGACTAGCGTTGCGGCTCTGCGGTGTTATCTTCGGGGCTACCGAACCCAAAACCCTGACCAGTTAGTGGGTTTGGTTCCCACCATGGGAGGGTTACATTTAGGGCATCTGAGTTTAATTCAACGGGCGAGATCAGAAAATTCCCTGGTGGTGGTGAGTATTTTTGTCAATCCTATACAGTTTGGCCCCCAAGAGGATTTCCAAAAATATCCCCGTGTTTTAGAGGCGGATTTGCAACAGTGTGAACAGGCGGGGGTTGATGTGGTTTTTGCTCCCGAAGCGGAGGAAATGTATCCCTCTTCAATGCAAACAATGGTGATTCCCCTAGCATCGATGATGTCGGGGTTGTGTGGAAAATCTCGACCCGGACATTTTCAAGGAGTGGCGACGGTTGTGGCTAAATTATTCAATTTGGTGCAACCGGATCGGGCTTATTTTGGCCAAAAAGACGCTCAACAAATTGCCATTATTCAACGTTTGGTTCAGGATTTAAACTGGCCGATTGAGATTATTCCTTGTCCGATTATTCGAGAACCATCGGGACTGGCTTATAGTTCTCGCAATCAATATTTAACAGATAACCAAAAACAGCAAGCAACGGTTTTATATCGAGCTTTGTGTCGAGGTCAAGAACAATTTCAACAAGGTTGTAAAACGGCTACGGATATTAAACAAATTGTACAAACTGAATTAGAAACTGAACCTGGGGTACAGGTTGAATATATTGAGTTAGTCCAACCTGAGACGTTAATTCCGTTGACAACCGTTGAAACAATGGGGTTATTGGCCGTTGCGGCTCGTGTGGGGACAACTCGGTTAATTGATAATCTGATTTTGCGTCATCGTCAACCGATTATTGCCATTGATGGGCCAGCCGGAGCCGGGAAATCGACGGTGACGCGCAAAATTGCCGAGGCGTTAGGGTTGTTGTATTTGGATACGGGGGCCATGTATCGGGCGGTCACGTGGTTGGTGCTTCAGTCGGGAATTAAGATTGATGATCAACCTGCGATCGCTGAAATCGTGAGTCAATGCCACATTGAATTAATCCCCGATGGGGAACAACCGCGAACGGTGATTAATGGCCAGGATGTGACGGAGGCAATTCGATCCTTGGAGGTCACGGCGAATGTGTCTGCGATCGCCTCTCAATGGGCTGTTCGTCAAGCCTTAGTTAAACAGCAACAAGCGTTTGGTCGTCAAGGCGGAATTGTGGCAGAAGGTCGGGATATTGGAACAACGGTATTTCCCGATGCTGAATTGAAAATTTTCTTAACGGCATCGGTACAAGAACGGGCTAAACGGCGATTATTAGAACTGCACGCTAAGGGCCAAACAGACATCACTCAAGACCAACTGGAACAGGATATTGCCCAACGGGATCACCTTGATAGTAATCGGGCTATTTCACCGTTACGAAAAGCCCTTGATGCGGTTGAAATTCAAACGGACAATTTAACCATTGACGATGTGATTCAACGAGCAGTGAGTTTATACCGTGAAACCATTATCAACAAAACCTAA
- a CDS encoding septal ring lytic transglycosylase RlpA family protein: protein MQYRPRSLFALTANRSKDKRGTRLGGRLMKHQLWSGLTAVLLLPILSISSSSHAESNSAFNPKPSVNEGERLNPPDFVPSIPLLKTPSEEINLSTTQPEPADVMKVGEYQSQPTTTAFLPETVAKIKAHELNQEQAATLYIRNIPVLTFIQNANFDPKARTAPTLQPIKVGSYSGQADLPNPKTPATQSTRTTDPVSRATAVAAEINQLIRNNFDATTIQVRWDEQRQHYVIEVAGKELVSIDSQTILPDTTNDKATDALQATNRIRRQIGNAPPLNAIEGLPKPSVPEVATGFFIRRIEGWASWYGPGFDGGQTANGETFNQYDLTAAHPSLPFGTVVRVTNQDNGQSVVVRINDRGPYAGGRVIDLSKAAAQAIGMISSGVAPVQIDVLTPNQ, encoded by the coding sequence ATGCAATATAGACCTCGATCCCTTTTTGCTCTCACCGCTAATCGGAGTAAAGATAAGCGCGGAACTCGACTAGGGGGAAGATTGATGAAGCATCAACTTTGGAGCGGTCTTACAGCAGTTCTTCTTCTGCCGATTTTAAGCATAAGCTCCTCCAGTCACGCTGAATCTAACTCAGCGTTTAACCCTAAACCCTCAGTCAATGAAGGAGAACGTTTAAATCCTCCCGATTTTGTACCCTCAATCCCATTATTAAAAACGCCCTCTGAAGAGATCAACCTATCTACGACCCAACCTGAACCTGCCGACGTGATGAAAGTTGGAGAATATCAATCCCAACCAACCACTACCGCCTTTTTACCGGAAACAGTTGCCAAAATCAAAGCTCATGAATTGAATCAAGAACAAGCGGCAACCCTTTACATTAGGAATATTCCAGTCCTGACCTTTATCCAGAATGCCAACTTTGATCCCAAAGCTAGAACAGCCCCAACGCTTCAACCGATAAAAGTGGGCTCGTATTCTGGCCAAGCTGATCTCCCTAATCCTAAAACTCCTGCAACGCAATCTACCAGAACCACCGACCCAGTTTCCCGTGCTACTGCCGTTGCAGCCGAAATTAATCAACTGATTCGCAATAACTTTGATGCGACGACGATTCAAGTTCGATGGGACGAACAGCGCCAGCATTATGTGATTGAAGTAGCTGGCAAAGAACTGGTTTCCATTGACTCACAAACGATTCTGCCCGATACGACTAATGACAAAGCAACGGATGCTTTACAAGCGACTAATCGTATTCGACGGCAGATTGGCAATGCTCCCCCTTTAAATGCAATTGAAGGTTTACCCAAGCCATCGGTTCCAGAGGTCGCCACGGGGTTCTTCATCCGGCGAATTGAGGGTTGGGCGTCTTGGTATGGCCCTGGTTTTGATGGCGGACAAACGGCCAATGGAGAAACCTTTAATCAATACGATTTAACGGCGGCCCATCCTTCTTTACCCTTTGGGACAGTGGTACGAGTCACTAATCAAGATAATGGTCAATCCGTTGTCGTCCGAATTAATGATCGTGGCCCCTATGCTGGAGGTCGGGTGATTGATTTATCGAAAGCTGCGGCTCAAGCCATTGGCATGATTAGCAGTGGCGTTGCCCCGGTTCAAATTGATGTATTGACTCCGAATCAGTGA